The Fusobacterium polymorphum genome segment TTACAATTAAACAATAATTTAAAAAATATATATGAATATTTAAATGGAATATATAACTCTGTTCTTTTAAAAGATATAGTAGCAAGATTAAAAATTGCAGATGTTATGAGACTTGAAAGTGTTGTTAAATATATATTTGATAATATTGGTAATTTGACTTCTATATTAAAGATTGCAAATACTCTAACTTCAATGGGAAGAAAAACTGATACTAAAACTGTTGAAAAATATATAAAGGGGCTTGTTGATGGTTTACTTATATATGAAGTTAATAGATACAATATAAAAGGTAAAGAGTTTTTATCAACATTATCAAAATACTATGTTTCAGACTTAGGGCTTAGACAAATGATTTTAGGTAATAGAAATATTGATATGGGCCACATTTTAGAAAATATAATTTATCTTGAATTGCTTAGAAGAAAAACTAATGTCTATGTTGGACAGTTTGATAAAAATGAAATTGATTTTATTGTTATTAATTCAAATGAAATTGAGTATTATCAAGTTACTTTAACTGTCTTAGATGAGAATACTTTAAAAAGAAAGTTAGATGCTTTTAAGAATATAAAAGATAATTACCCTAAGTATTTGATAACATTAGATGAGGTACTACCAAATACTGATTATGAGGGAATAAAAGTAATTAATGCTTTGGAATGGTTGTTGGGAGAATAGGTGAAAATATGAAATTTAAAAAATATTTTTTATTTACATTGATTTTAGCTTTTGTATTATCAATTACAACTTATTCAATGGAGAAAACAGAAGTTTTTAATATTGATAATGAGTGGACTATCCCTTTACCAGAAGATTGGCAAATGGAAGGTAAAAGTCCTTATCAACAATATTATTCTTTCTATCCTAGTGTGCCTTTCTATTCTACAATTAAAATATATAATTATGATATTGAAGAAAATCAAAATATAGATTTTTTAGAAGATTTAAAGAAAAAATATCCTAACTCAAATATAAAAGAAAAAAAAGTAAATTTAAATAAAATTAAAGTAAAAAATACAAAAGTAGGAGCCTATGAATATTCTTTTGATGAAAATGGGACTAAACTATATGCTATTTCGTATTTTATTTTAATAAAGAGAGATTTATTAATTGCTAATTTTTATTCAATTTCAGAGAAAGAAATAGAAAAAATGTTGGAATATTTTTATAGTATTGAGAAAATAAATTAGTTAGTAACTATAAAAATTAAATAAAGATGGGGAATTAATATGATTAAATTTACTGATTTTATTAAAGACTTTACAGAAGGAAAAGATTTAAGTAGAATAAAGGTTAAATTCCACAAAAATGCTGATTTTTGTTCAAGAGAAAAGGATACAACACAATATCTATTTGAAGATAATGAAAGTAAAGAAAGTGTATGGACTATACTTAATAGCTGGCGTGGAAACTCTAAAAATAAAGAAACAAGTAGTTTGCTTGATTATTGTGATTATCTAATCACATTTTCCCAGTATAATTTATATGGTTCTGATTTTTATATTTTTGGTGGAATTTACGAAATTTAAAAAGCATTTCCAGAAAAATATGGTAAAAATGGATATGATATAAAGTTATTAAAAGATTATAAAGAATATAGAAAAAGATTAATTGTTAAATTTAAAACTGGTAGAGTTTTTGAAAGATGGTATCTTTCTTTACAAGATGATGACATAGAAATTTTTGAACTTTTCCAGATATAGCCTCAGAAAAATTTAATGGTTATCAAAATGTAAGTATTGTCTATAAAAATTTAAAAATTGCTTTAAATGATCCTACTTGGATAGGTGCACTTAAAAATGTAAAAGCTATTTATGCTATTACAGATATATCCAATGGGAAACTATATATAGGTTCTGCTTGTGGAAATGGTGGATTATTTGGTAGATGGAGTGACTATATAAATAATTTAACAGGTGGAAATCAAGAGTTTGAAGATATAAAAAAAATAAATGGAGAAGATTATATTAAAAAAAATTTTAAATATTCTATCGTTGAAATTTTCGATACTAAGACAAAACAAGAGTACATATTAGAGAGAGAAAATTATTGGAAAAATGTTTTTGAAACTAAAAAATTTGGTATGAATAAAAATTAAAAGTTTATAAATTTATTCTTGAAAATAAGAGGTCATAAAATGAAAATATTTAATATTGATAATGGGTGGACTATAAAATTACCTGAAAACTGGAAAGAAGAAAAAGATGAAGTTGATGGATATCATATATATTATTCTCTTGATACTGATTTAACTATTAGAACACCTACTTTTCATTTTTTTAGAGAGACAGAAAATGGTTGGAAGATGTTTGCACCAATTGATATTTTATCAGAGATTTTTGATGAAAGCATTAAAAATATAGAATTAAGAGACGATGTAAAAGCAGAAGAAAGAGAATTAAATTTAAATAATTTTAAAATAGAAGATTTTAAAATTAAATGTTATGAATATACTTATTATGAAGATAGTAAAGAGTTCTATGTTATTGCAACAGGAATTTTTATGAAAGGATATTTATTAAAAGCCAATATTGCATCTACAATAAAAAAAGAAGTAGAAAAAGCAATGTATTATTTATTTAGTATAAAAGAAGCAGATCCAAAAGAAGTAGAATTTTTTAAGAAAGTTAATAGTTACAAAGAATAAAAAATTAAAAATTTTAAGAGGAGAAAAAATGAATAATAAATTTTATGGAATAGGTGTTGGAGTTGGAGACCCAGAGGAGATAACTATAAAAGCAATAAACACCTTAAAAAAATTAGATGTGGTAATATTACCAGAAGCAAAGAAAGATGATGGTAGTGTTGCTTATGAAATAGCAGAGCAATATATGAAAGAAGATGTAGAGAAAGTTTTTGTTGAATTTCCTATGCTAAAATCTCTTGAAGATAGAGAAAATGCAAGAAAAGAAAATGCTAAGATAGTTCAAAAACTTTTAGACGAAGGAAAGAATGTTGGTTTCTTAACTATTGGAGATACTATGACATATAGTACTTATGTTTATATTTTGGAACATCTTCCTGAAAAATATCTTGTTGAAACAGTTCCAGGAGTTTCATCATTCGTTGATATGGCTTCAAGATTTAATTTCCCACTTATGATAGGAGATGAAACTTTAAAAGTTGTATCACTTAACAAAAAGACTAATATTGAATTTGAATTAGAAAATAATGATAATATAGTTTTTATGAAAGTTAGTAGAAACTTTGAAAACTTAAAACAAGCATTAATAAAAACAGGAAATATAGATAAAATTATTATGGTTTCAGATTGTGGAAAAGAAAGTCAAAAAGTTTATTATGACATAAAAGATTTAACAGAAGATGATATTCCATATTTTACAACTCTAATTGTAAAAAAAGGTGGATTTGAAAAATGGAGAAAATTTAGTATATAAGGAGAAGCCATATTATGAAAAAACTATTAGCTATATTATTTTTAATTATTGCAGTTCAAGGTATTGCTGAAACAGTAGTTAAAGGAACTTATGAAACTAAAAGAAAAAGATATGTTGAGTTAACTCAAACGTTAGAGAAAGAAATATTCTTAAATTATACTCTACCAGATAATAAAAAGGAAATTGTAACTTACAAAGGAAAAGATTTTGATATTTTAGTAAATAAAAATGATTTACTTGAACTTTATAATAGACGTAGGGTAGATAAAATTGATGATATCAAAAATAAAATATCATATAAAGATGAAAAATTTGAATATTTTAGGAATTATTTTTCTGAGTTAATAGAAAACAACAAAGCTGTTGTCTATGACAAAAAAAATGAAAAAGAAATAAATTATCTTATAAAAGTAAAATATGATAATGCAATTTTTTATGATAATGGAGGAGGTTCACTTTACAACGGATATAATTTCTATGCTGATAAAGAATGGACAGAGTTAGCCTTGCAATCTGATGTTATAACTAGATTTGGGGTTGAAATACATTCTAGTATAGGAAATAATCCATATAATAGAGAATTAACTCCTGAAGCCAAGAAGAATTTTGAAAACAATAAAGGTTTTAATCAAAGAAAAGAATTATATGAAAAAGCTATGCAAACACCAGATGTAACTCAAAGTTTTAGTTACTAAAATAAATTATAGAATTTAAAAAAGAAAGGATTTTAAAAATGGAAAAATATAAAGAAAAAGTTTACTTTATAGGAGCAGGACCTGGTGATCCTGAATTAATAACTATTAAAGGACAAAGAATAGTTAAAGAAGCTGATGTTATTATTTATGCAGGTTCATTAGTTCCAAAAGAAGTTATAGATTGCCATAAAGAAGGAGCAGAAATTTACAACTCAGCATCTATGTCTTTGGATGAAGTTATAGATGTTACAGTAAAAGCAATAAAAGATGGTAAAAAAGTAGCAAGAGTTCATACAGGAGACCCAGCAATCTATGGTGCACATAGAGAACAAATGGATATGCTAGATGAATATGGAATAGAATATGAAGTTATTCCAGGAGTAAGTTCATTTTTAGCATCTGCTGCTGCTTTGAAAAAAGAATTTACATTACCTACTGTTTCTCAAACAGTAATATGTACAAGAATAGAAGGAAGAACTCCTGTTCCTGAAAAAGAAAGCTTAGAAAGCTTAGCAAAACATAGAGCATCTATGGCAATATTCTTATCAGTTCATATGATAGATAAAGTTGTTGAAACTCTAGCTACTTCTTATCCTATGACAACACCTGTGGCAGTTGTTCAAAGAGCTAGCTGGCCTGATCAAAAAATAGTTTTAGGTACTCTTGAAACTATTGAACAAAAAGTTAAAGAAGCAAGAATAAATAAAACAGCACAAATATTAGTTGGAGATTTCTTAGGTGATGAATATGAAAAATCTAAACTATATGATAAATATTTTACACATGAATACAGAGAAGCTGTAAAAAAATAAGATCTGGAGGTATTTTTATGAAATACAATGATTTAATACCAGAGTTAGTAGTTTCTAATATTAATATCTCAAGAGATTTTTATGTAAATATGTTAGGCTTTAAAGTTGAATATGAAAGAGAAGAGGACAAATTTATATTTTTGTCACTTGGAAATATCCAATTAATGTTAGAAGAAGGTTCTGAAGAGGAATTATCTCAAATGGAATATCCTTTTGGAAAAGGAATTAATTTTACATTTGGTGTCAATAATGTTGATGAACTTTATTCAAAATTTAAAATAAAAAAGAATTTATTAAAAAGAGATATTGAGATAAGAGAATTTAGAGTTAATGATGAAATTATTTATACAAAAGAATTTTCAATATTAGATCCTGATGGATATTTTATTAGAATATCAGAATAGTATTGATATAGTTGAAAGATAGTTTTATAAAATTTACATAGTATTTTTAAAACAAAAATCAGGCGTAAAATTTTACGTCGCATTATTAAAAAAAGATAAGTTAAATAGAATATTAAAAAATTTAATTCAAAAGAATTATATTGATGTAATAGGAAATGGAAGAGGAACTAAGTATTTAAAAAAATAATAAAACTAATAAATTTTAATTGGAGGGGTAAAAATGGTAGACATTAGTAAATTTGATTCTGTTGATGTTTTGAAAAAAAGTTTTGAAAATTTAAAAGTAGCAAAAGAAGAGATAGCTAAAACTTTAAATAAGAAAGTTACAGCTGCTTCATGGAAAGCACTATATGAAAACTATATAGTTGCAAAACCAGAGATAACAGATATTAATATGATTGATTCCATTGAAAAATTAAAAAATAGTTTTACAAATTTAAAAGAAGCAAAAGAAAAAATTTCTAAGATTTTAAATAGAAAAGTTGCAGCTAGTTCTTGGCAAATTTTATATGATAAATATGTTACTGAAGATTTATACTTTAAAGATAAAGTTTCAAAATATATATTCTATCTAGTAGAAATTGAAGGAAAAGCACAACTTGACTTTTTAGGAATAACTTATGAATACTATAGTAATAAAAAAGTTGCAGAAAAATGGCATAAAGAAATGGTAAAACTTATTCATCCTGATAGATGCAAGCATCCTAAAGCAACTGAGGCTATGCAAGCACTAGAAAAATTATATAAAGGGATGATTTAAATGAAATATGAACTTTCAACACATTTAGTATCAATTGAAGAATTAAAAAATGATATAAGTGCTGAAGATTATGGAGAACTCAATGATACTTGGGCTACTTCTATACAAAATGCTTGGCTAAAAGGAGCTAACCTTGATAGACATGGTATTGTATGGATAAGTAGTAAATATTTACATACTTTATTGCGTGTGAAGAAAGACTTGGTTAATTATCATCTTGCTACAATAGGTAGAGCAGGAGCTGATTACATTACTGGAACAGAATTTATTGGTTTACTTTCTAATATTTTTGATTCTGCAACTACTTTTCGTAGAAGGGATTATATTAGATATTCAGAAAAATTATATATTTTGATAAGAGATTCAGATAAAGCAGAAGTAATGAGAGCAAGATACTATGAAGATCTTACTGATAAGAAAAATAAGTTGAAAGTACAAAGGATTAAAAAATATAAAATTAAAGTTGACGAATTAACAGGAAATAATTTAAAGACTCAGACAGCTGAATTTTCACATATAAGAAGTGTAGCTATCTATCCTGATTTACAACTTGAACTTGACAATGGACTTATTGTTAATAAAAAAACTCATGAAATAATAACAGAAAAAGGAATACAAAATGAAGATGATTTATACACTTTGTGTCTAGCAAAAGGTTGGAATACTAAGTGGTACAACTTCTATAAACAAACTTTTATTTAAAATAATTTCTTATAACAGAGGTAAAAATGAAAGAAATCAATAAAAAAACTTGGCAATATGAAAAACATGGTATTGATGGAGAAGTAGAGTTATTTGGAGTAAATATTTTTGATTATAAATGGCAAGATACTAAAGAAATTGCAAAAGAATGTGATTTTCCTATCTACAAAGTTATTATAGATGGAAAAGAACATGAGTTTGCAACAAAAGAAACAAGTAATAATGTTTGGTGCTTTTATCTACCTAAGGAGTAACTATGAAAAGAAAATTTATCAATGTTACAAAGGAATATATAGAAAACTTAGCTCCTACAGATTTTTGTGTTGAACTTATTCAACCTGCTTGGGAGACAGTAAATATTTATGGAAGCTATGAGGAATATGAAGAGTCATTAAAAGCTTATACAATTGAACAAAGATACTTGCTTGCAATGCATTGGCTTGGAGCAGAGGTTGCTAACGGAGGTTTTCAACAATTTTTAAGTAACTCTACGGGTATTGTTTGGGAAGATGCATATAAAGGATATCAAGCTATTGGCTCAGAAAAATTAGCCTATTTAATTGAAGAACTAATAAAAATTTATGGTAGAGATATACCTTTTGATAGAGAAGAAAGAGGAAATATATTAGATAGTTTTAGTCAAGAAAAATTGGCAGAAATAGATGCTCTTACTGACCTATATTATGAAATTGAAGAACCTGAATGGAGAAAAGTTACTCTTTGGGTAAAAGCTAATAGTGAAAAATTTCTAATTCAAGCTGAAATAAATGATTATAGTAGGTAAACATATACTTTAGACTAAGGAAGAATATTATGAAGAATAAAATTGAAGAAAGTTACAATAAATGTCTTAATCTTTTCAAAGAGGGTAAAAGAGATACTGAAGAATATAGAAAAGAACTTGAAAATGTAATAGAGTTAGCTAAAGACAATAATGAATTTAAACTTTGCTATTTCAATGCTAAATTTAGATTAGCACAATTCTATAACGAAAAACATAAGTATGATTTATCTAAAAAACATTTTTTAGAATTAATTAATGATAAAAATATGGAAGAGTTTAAGTTAGATGCAATAATGCATCATGCCTATAATCTAAGAATTCTAAAAAAATATGATGAAGCTACTTTTTGGTATGAGAAATTATCTGAACTTTCAACTTCAAAATATTATGATGAGGCTGTTTTAGAAGGTTTAGCTAAATGTGCTACTATGGTTAATAATTTTGAAAAAGAAAGAGAAAACTATTGTATCTTACTTTCTAGTTGCCTAAATAAAGAAGATTTTAAAAGCTTAGCTGAAAAAATTCTCAATTTAAAAAGTCAGTTATTGAGTACAATAGATGAAAAACAAAAAGAAAAGATAAGTGCTGAAATTATTTACTTAAATAATGAGCTTGATACTGCATATTACAAACTAATTGATATAAAAATGAAAATAGCAAAAAGTTATTTTAGTGAAAAGAAATATGAAGATTGTAGAAAAGAAGTACAAACTATATTTGAATTCTTAGAGTATAGTATAAGTGATATGCAAGACTATGCTATTACAAATGCTAATATGCTCTTAGGAAAAAGTTATTTTGAAGAAGGTAATTTTGAAAAAGCAAAAGAATATTTTGAACCTATTGCTAATACTCCTAAAGAAGATAAATATTATAAATATATGATTAGTGATATACATTCTGCTAGAAGTTTTTTAACAAAGATGAAATAAAATTTTAACCCTTATTATTGATTTATATCATAAATATGATATACTAAAATAAAAATGTATCATTAAATAGATAAGGGGAAATTATGAGTAAATCTATAGAAGAAAAATTAAGAATACTAAGTGATGCTGCAAAATATGATGTTTCATGTTCTTCAAGTGAAAGTAGTAGAAAAAATACAAATAATGGCTTAGGAAATGCAGCTATAAATGGTATATGCCATTCGTGGTCAGCAGATGGAAGATGTATTTCTTTACTTAAAATACTTATGACAAATTATTGTATATATGATTGTAAATATTGTATTAATCGTAAAGATAATGATATTGAAAGAGCAATACTAAGTCCTGATGAAATCGTAAAATTGACTATAAATTTTTATAGAAGAAACTACATTGAAGGGCTTTTTCTAAGTTCAGGAATAATAAAAAGTGCAGACTATACAATGGAGTTAATGATTGCTGTAGCAAAAAAACTTAGACTGGAAGAAAAATTTAATGGCTATATTCATATGAAAGTAATACCAGGAGCAAGCAGACAACTCATTAATGAAATTGGTTTATATGTAGATAGAGTTTCAGTAAATATAGAATTTGCTGAAAATAATGCTCTTAAACTTCTTGCACCAGATAAGAAAGCTACTGATATCTCTACATCAATGGGACTTATACGTAAAAATATGCTTGAAAATATAGAAGACAAAAAGATTTTTAAAAGTACTCCATCTTTTATACCTGCAGGTCAGACAACACAAATGATAATAGGAGCTAGTGGAGAAAGTGATTATACAATACTTTCTAGAAGTGAAAATCTTTACAAAAATTTTGATTTAAAAAGAGTTTATTATTCTGGTTATGTACCTATAAATAAATCTGGAATTCTTGTAAGTACTGAACAAGCTGTACCTATGATAAGAGAGCATAGACTTTATCAAGCGGATTGGTTACTAAGATTTTATGAATTTAAGGCTGATGAAATTCTTGATGAGAAAGATCCTTTTGTTGATCCTCTTCTTGATC includes the following:
- a CDS encoding GIY-YIG nuclease family protein; the encoded protein is MGSACGNGGLFGRWSDYINNLTGGNQEFEDIKKINGEDYIKKNFKYSIVEIFDTKTKQEYILERENYWKNVFETKKFGMNKN
- a CDS encoding bleomycin resistance protein, with the translated sequence MKYNDLIPELVVSNINISRDFYVNMLGFKVEYEREEDKFIFLSLGNIQLMLEEGSEEELSQMEYPFGKGINFTFGVNNVDELYSKFKIKKNLLKRDIEIREFRVNDEIIYTKEFSILDPDGYFIRISE
- a CDS encoding ATP-binding protein, which produces MIRIDRKEYLNFLIESKDKQIIKVVSGVRRCGKSTLFEIYKDYLIKNGVEKKQIISINFEDMDYGELTDYKKLYEYINSKMLGDKKNYIFLDEIQHVDKFEKVVDSLFIKDNVDLYITGSNAYFMSSEFATLLSGRYIELKMLPLSFKEYYQARLDYENLDGEENKILKTLMQYYNEYIVNSSFPYTLQLNNNLKNIYEYLNGIYNSVLLKDIVARLKIADVMRLESVVKYIFDNIGNLTSILKIANTLTSMGRKTDTKTVEKYIKGLVDGLLIYEVNRYNIKGKEFLSTLSKYYVSDLGLRQMILGNRNIDMGHILENIIYLELLRRKTNVYVGQFDKNEIDFIVINSNEIEYYQVTLTVLDENTLKRKLDAFKNIKDNYPKYLITLDEVLPNTDYEGIKVINALEWLLGE
- the cobM gene encoding precorrin-4 C(11)-methyltransferase, which codes for MEKYKEKVYFIGAGPGDPELITIKGQRIVKEADVIIYAGSLVPKEVIDCHKEGAEIYNSASMSLDEVIDVTVKAIKDGKKVARVHTGDPAIYGAHREQMDMLDEYGIEYEVIPGVSSFLASAAALKKEFTLPTVSQTVICTRIEGRTPVPEKESLESLAKHRASMAIFLSVHMIDKVVETLATSYPMTTPVAVVQRASWPDQKIVLGTLETIEQKVKEARINKTAQILVGDFLGDEYEKSKLYDKYFTHEYREAVKK
- a CDS encoding histamine N-methyltransferase, whose amino-acid sequence is MVDISKFDSVDVLKKSFENLKVAKEEIAKTLNKKVTAASWKALYENYIVAKPEITDINMIDSIEKLKNSFTNLKEAKEKISKILNRKVAASSWQILYDKYVTEDLYFKDKVSKYIFYLVEIEGKAQLDFLGITYEYYSNKKVAEKWHKEMVKLIHPDRCKHPKATEAMQALEKLYKGMI
- the cobI gene encoding precorrin-2 C(20)-methyltransferase, translated to MNNKFYGIGVGVGDPEEITIKAINTLKKLDVVILPEAKKDDGSVAYEIAEQYMKEDVEKVFVEFPMLKSLEDRENARKENAKIVQKLLDEGKNVGFLTIGDTMTYSTYVYILEHLPEKYLVETVPGVSSFVDMASRFNFPLMIGDETLKVVSLNKKTNIEFELENNDNIVFMKVSRNFENLKQALIKTGNIDKIIMVSDCGKESQKVYYDIKDLTEDDIPYFTTLIVKKGGFEKWRKFSI
- a CDS encoding DMP19 family protein, coding for MKRKFINVTKEYIENLAPTDFCVELIQPAWETVNIYGSYEEYEESLKAYTIEQRYLLAMHWLGAEVANGGFQQFLSNSTGIVWEDAYKGYQAIGSEKLAYLIEELIKIYGRDIPFDREERGNILDSFSQEKLAEIDALTDLYYEIEEPEWRKVTLWVKANSEKFLIQAEINDYSR
- a CDS encoding putative DNA modification/repair radical SAM protein, encoding MSKSIEEKLRILSDAAKYDVSCSSSESSRKNTNNGLGNAAINGICHSWSADGRCISLLKILMTNYCIYDCKYCINRKDNDIERAILSPDEIVKLTINFYRRNYIEGLFLSSGIIKSADYTMELMIAVAKKLRLEEKFNGYIHMKVIPGASRQLINEIGLYVDRVSVNIEFAENNALKLLAPDKKATDISTSMGLIRKNMLENIEDKKIFKSTPSFIPAGQTTQMIIGASGESDYTILSRSENLYKNFDLKRVYYSGYVPINKSGILVSTEQAVPMIREHRLYQADWLLRFYEFKADEILDEKDPFVDPLLDPKTNWAIKNPHFFPIEINKATYKELLKVPGIGVTSAKRIVMTRKYSTIRYEHLKKLGIVIKRAKYFITVNGEFLGFKKENPELIRNALMEKEKMLVEQLKLFNI